The Streptomyces venezuelae genomic interval GCCGTTTCGTTCGGATCTTGCGAGGCTTGCCATACTTCCCGAGTGGAGATGCAAGCCGAGGAGGCAGCGCGGCGTTGGCTGGCTGATCAGGGCGTCAGCCAGGTGCGCGACGGGTGGGTGAGCGACGAGAAGCCGGACGCGTTGCTCACCGCCAACCAGGTGGCGCACTCCTGGGCCGGTGATGCGTTCGCCGAAGACCTGCATGCAGCCGACCAGGTGCGGTTGGCTTTCGGGCTGCTGGACCTCCTCGACGAGTACTGGGTCACGTGCGAGATCCGGTTCGCGAACGAGGGTGCGGAGGGTCCCCTGCCGACCGACGTGCTGTGGGACGGCTACCGTCAGCGGCTGGAGGCGGACCGGGAGGCCGAGGCCGTCACCTATTCGCTGTGGGTGGACTGGTTCGAGGACCACGCCACTTCCGCGACGGGACTGCTCGACCCGATCGGCCGCGGAATCGGCCGGTGCGCAGTGCTGTACCGGGATGGCGAACCAGCCGAGATCGCCTATTGGGGCTGCACCGCGGACTAGATCCCCATGCCGGTCACACCTCGGTGAGCCTCGTCGACTCCACCGAGACGGGCAGGAGGACGCCCGCTGACCGAAGGGACCCGGCACTCGCCTCGGCCCGTGTGCGCTTGGCCGGCGCCGCCGTGATGCTCATCATGCGAGTGAGCATCCACTGCCGGGTCGCGGTCAGCTTGGGGAAACCGGCCTGCTGGGCGGAGGGGCGGCGGGGCGGCGGCCCATCTGCCCAGGTCTTCACCGTCCACGACGACCAGACCCACCTGTGTCGGCAGCGTGCCTCCGGCTTTGGCGTGGTTCCAGGCGAGGCGGAAGAGACGCCGGCGGTGGATGCTCCGGTTCGGGCACGAGCCGGGGTCGCTTGCTGTCAAGGTCTGTCGGCGCTCCTACCGACCTCACGTCAGCGCGCGTGCTGCGCCAGCGCGGACGGCAGGCGCTCGGTCACGTCGTCCGCGAGCCGTTCGAACTCGGCTCTCAGGAAGCGTTCCGCCAGCCTGGCCAGGCCCTTGAACCGGAATGACGCCCGGTAGGTCAGCAAGGTCGCTTCTGCTGAGGGTGCCCCGAAGAGCATCTCGTCCTTCGCGACCACGGACGAGTTCGCTCCTACGAACACCAGGCGTGCGGGCTCCCTGACCTCAAGCCTGTAGGAGAGTTCAGTGGTGCGCCCTCGGAACCGTGAGGTGTTGTGCCAGGTGGCACCCGGTCGTACGGCACCCCTGTCGACGCGGACACAGCGCACCGTGCCGGGATCCCATTCCTCGGTTCGCTCGAAGTCCTCCAGGTAGGAGAACGCCTTCTCGAGTGGGAGGGGGAGGAGGATGGTCCGCTCCACCGTGATCACTGAAACCTCCTCGGTCGGTACTCACGATGCCCGTGAGCGTCACCCATTGCTTCACCCGAAGAGCGACGTGCGGATGCGGGTGTGCGCGAGGCCGCGCGGCTCCCGCCGGACCGCCGCGTCGCATCCGTCGGGGCGGCGCGACGCACGGTGTCCGGCGCGTGCGCCCGCCCATCCCCATGACCATTCGTGGGCCCGCCGCGGACGCCGCGGAAGGTAGCCGGGTGCTTTCCCACCACACCGCGGCCGGAGGCTCCGCATCCCGGTCAATCGATGCACAAACGATTCGTCTTGAGCCGAGACTCCATCTCGCCGGATCCTGAGCAGGCCGGGGCGTACTCGCCCGGTCCGTGGCCCGCCCCTCGCGGAAGCAGAATCCCTCGCCTTCCCGCCCGCAGTACG includes:
- a CDS encoding SRPBCC family protein, with translation MITVERTILLPLPLEKAFSYLEDFERTEEWDPGTVRCVRVDRGAVRPGATWHNTSRFRGRTTELSYRLEVREPARLVFVGANSSVVAKDEMLFGAPSAEATLLTYRASFRFKGLARLAERFLRAEFERLADDVTERLPSALAQHAR